In Bacteroidota bacterium, one DNA window encodes the following:
- a CDS encoding sigma-70 family RNA polymerase sigma factor, with protein MLDDKLLRDRHRDFEREAMPHVTALYNFALRMTSDPDDANDLLQETYMKAYRFWDKFEPGTNCKAWLFRIMKNSYINIYRKESKEPDKVDYEDIQNFYNTIRSEYTDPNDMEARLYRNLLDDDLTRAVESLPEDFRTVVILCDIEGFTYEEIAEFVDCPIGTVRSRLHRGRKLLRSKLIEYARVRGYNVDEERHRKTKKDLEYEEFGTSALSTSKIHKN; from the coding sequence ATGTTGGACGACAAATTGCTCAGGGATCGGCACCGAGACTTCGAACGTGAGGCAATGCCCCACGTGACGGCGCTGTATAACTTTGCGCTTCGCATGACGAGCGATCCCGATGATGCGAACGATCTCCTGCAGGAGACGTACATGAAAGCGTACAGGTTCTGGGACAAATTCGAACCCGGGACGAACTGTAAGGCATGGTTATTTCGCATCATGAAGAATTCGTACATCAATATTTATCGTAAGGAATCGAAAGAGCCCGATAAAGTTGATTACGAAGACATCCAGAACTTCTACAATACGATCCGTTCGGAGTACACCGACCCGAACGACATGGAGGCACGCCTCTATCGTAACCTGCTCGATGACGATCTGACGCGCGCCGTCGAATCGTTGCCCGAAGATTTTCGCACGGTCGTGATTCTTTGCGATATCGAAGGCTTCACGTACGAAGAGATCGCAGAGTTCGTCGATTGCCCGATCGGCACGGTTCGCTCACGTCTGCACCGCGGCCGCAAGCTGCTTCGCTCGAAGCTCATCGAATATGCCCGCGTTCGCGGCTATAATGTCGATGAAGAACGCCATCGCAAAACGAAGAAGGACCTCGAGTACGAAGAGTTCGGTACCAGCGCGCTCTCGACGAGCAAGATCCACAAGAACTGA
- a CDS encoding ankyrin repeat domain-containing protein, with protein MEVVRRNPELIDTSESIHGNTLLQLAVTCHSSTRVLDELLRRGASLYATDHSGSDAFVASIIFSNSDALALLLDTAERRHDSLQISELLILAVRQRSLGCVNTLIHAGANVNFLGSLFELGTPLWTAIAYPCAPIAEQLLISGADPNAKCNLLGDTPLEYSCREGHEGLSRLLLEHGADVNGTQHPIRLPLAEAIGNGSDSLIMLLLRHGAQINPAVPFANSPLAVALVSDNLPRASLLISKGATIPLVLQKDSIALNMFMNKLSIAARTYTQHYLQTLPH; from the coding sequence ATGGAGGTCGTCCGTCGGAACCCAGAATTGATCGATACTTCGGAAAGTATACATGGCAACACCTTGCTCCAGCTTGCGGTTACGTGCCACAGTTCAACCCGGGTTCTCGACGAATTATTGCGAAGAGGAGCGAGTCTGTATGCGACAGATCATAGTGGTTCTGACGCCTTTGTCGCAAGCATCATATTCTCAAACTCAGATGCGTTAGCTCTCTTGCTGGATACAGCCGAACGAAGGCACGATTCGCTTCAGATTAGCGAGCTGCTCATTCTCGCCGTGAGGCAGCGGTCTTTGGGTTGCGTGAATACACTTATTCACGCTGGAGCAAACGTGAATTTTCTTGGGAGCCTATTCGAACTCGGAACACCGTTGTGGACGGCGATAGCGTACCCGTGTGCACCGATCGCTGAGCAATTACTCATCAGCGGCGCGGACCCGAATGCGAAATGCAATCTGCTCGGAGATACACCGCTTGAGTATTCTTGCAGAGAAGGCCATGAAGGACTCTCACGATTACTACTCGAACATGGGGCCGACGTGAATGGCACACAACACCCGATCCGGCTTCCCTTGGCTGAAGCAATCGGCAATGGGAGCGATTCTCTTATCATGCTTCTTCTCAGGCACGGAGCACAAATTAATCCTGCGGTCCCATTTGCTAACTCACCGCTTGCTGTTGCGTTAGTATCTGACAATCTTCCACGAGCATCGCTCCTTATTTCCAAAGGAGCAACGATTCCGCTCGTCCTGCAAAAAGACAGTATCGCTCTCAATATGTTCATGAATAAACTGTCGATAGCCGCAAGAACATATACACAACATTATCTTCAAACACTTCCCCATTAG
- a CDS encoding T9SS type A sorting domain-containing protein gives MKRLVLFASLLLSIVAGTTRAQWTSAPPLPVVLDWPMTAQVNGTIYVFGGIISDGNSVSKNVYSYTPGDAAWKKLSVTMPKAKFGGYAEAVGGKIYITAGMTTTAQTGLDNSTFVFDPAASTFTSKAAITTKTAWCDGATVDGKLYVMGGIMYNGGQGYYVTAVQIYDPASDAWTTATTPVPYNAQYSSSFGLNGKIYMIGGVDNTGYLTSVWQGVSDGTDVTWTQVADLPDGLARASAGSVGGKLIVASGISTASSTFTPTYVYDDAADKWSKTYALAGPIYNAGQLVTVGSNVYIMGGYSNTLVYSLTYPPTQTVAVADITTSNSFLTLSQNESRTLTYAATNLGAADLNVTIAIPDSVKAWVSPVSSPETIPAATNGTYGLTINAGTLSPGLHKATISMTTNDNAHPSYSFDVRLYVLPSTITPQKTKVVLEEGTGSWCGYCPQGHEISKSIVDQYNGDVIALQYHGGGAVDTFIISAGQNLINDLGLQGYPNASIQRWHFPGEQYQMTNRGQWAGYVQNVFDQQPKAPVGLTITDYSFDPTTHKVHAVVDVAQNMAMINTSSTINLTAVISEDNMVVNNYQEDYRLPSPYFVDTYTWEGTVHQLYPNEFGKAVTFDNPTIVDGDVIVPGSTKTMTLDFTVPSKGVFDWANCNITFIASVVNSDNTFGDVLQASQRPLLSGAGVHAGTGVTGFTLEGNYPNPVQGETKIVYSLDGRMPVSLAVYDVLGRKVAEVVNTTQDAGSYTVNFDASKLTTGTYTYSLTAGEQKLTRTMNVIK, from the coding sequence ATGAAACGTCTGGTACTCTTTGCATCTCTACTACTGTCGATTGTCGCGGGTACGACCCGTGCGCAATGGACAAGCGCCCCGCCTCTCCCGGTCGTGCTCGACTGGCCGATGACGGCACAAGTAAACGGTACGATCTACGTCTTTGGCGGAATCATCAGTGACGGAAATTCGGTATCGAAGAATGTCTATTCCTACACACCGGGCGATGCAGCTTGGAAGAAGCTCAGCGTGACAATGCCGAAAGCAAAGTTCGGCGGCTACGCAGAAGCGGTCGGCGGCAAGATTTATATCACGGCCGGCATGACCACCACGGCACAAACGGGTCTGGATAACTCGACGTTTGTGTTCGACCCCGCGGCATCCACCTTCACTTCAAAGGCAGCGATCACGACGAAGACTGCCTGGTGCGATGGTGCAACCGTCGATGGCAAATTGTATGTCATGGGCGGTATCATGTATAACGGCGGTCAGGGATATTACGTCACCGCCGTACAGATCTATGATCCGGCATCGGATGCATGGACCACTGCAACAACCCCCGTGCCGTATAATGCACAGTATTCGTCAAGCTTCGGCCTCAATGGTAAGATCTATATGATCGGCGGCGTCGATAACACCGGATACCTTACCAGTGTTTGGCAGGGTGTATCCGACGGCACCGACGTGACGTGGACTCAAGTCGCAGATCTTCCCGACGGCCTCGCGCGCGCTTCGGCTGGATCGGTAGGCGGCAAGCTCATCGTTGCCAGCGGTATCAGCACTGCTTCTTCGACCTTCACCCCGACGTATGTGTACGACGATGCTGCCGATAAGTGGAGCAAAACGTATGCCCTCGCAGGCCCGATCTATAACGCCGGTCAGCTTGTCACCGTTGGTAGCAACGTGTATATCATGGGCGGTTATTCCAATACGTTGGTGTATTCGCTGACGTATCCCCCGACCCAAACGGTCGCAGTCGCGGATATTACCACAAGCAACAGCTTCCTGACGCTGAGCCAGAACGAGTCGCGTACGTTAACGTATGCTGCAACTAATCTGGGCGCTGCCGATCTGAACGTGACCATTGCGATCCCTGATAGCGTGAAGGCTTGGGTGTCGCCAGTAAGCTCGCCTGAGACGATTCCAGCAGCAACCAATGGAACGTATGGATTGACCATCAATGCAGGAACACTATCCCCCGGCTTGCATAAGGCGACCATCTCGATGACAACGAATGACAATGCACATCCGTCGTACAGCTTCGATGTCAGGTTGTATGTACTGCCTTCGACGATTACCCCACAAAAAACAAAGGTGGTGCTCGAAGAGGGAACGGGTTCGTGGTGCGGCTACTGCCCGCAGGGACATGAGATCTCGAAGAGTATCGTCGATCAGTACAATGGCGATGTGATCGCATTGCAGTACCACGGCGGCGGCGCTGTCGATACCTTTATCATTTCCGCAGGTCAGAACCTCATAAATGATCTCGGACTGCAAGGTTACCCGAATGCATCGATCCAGCGTTGGCATTTCCCTGGAGAGCAGTATCAGATGACCAATCGCGGACAATGGGCTGGCTATGTCCAGAACGTATTCGATCAGCAGCCGAAAGCGCCGGTTGGACTGACGATCACCGACTACAGCTTCGACCCGACGACACACAAGGTTCATGCTGTGGTTGACGTGGCCCAGAACATGGCCATGATCAACACGAGCTCGACGATCAACTTGACCGCGGTCATCTCGGAGGACAACATGGTCGTAAACAACTATCAGGAAGATTACCGGTTGCCCAGCCCGTACTTTGTCGACACATATACATGGGAGGGTACCGTTCATCAGTTGTATCCGAACGAGTTCGGAAAAGCGGTCACCTTCGACAATCCTACGATTGTCGATGGCGACGTGATCGTACCAGGTAGTACAAAGACGATGACACTTGACTTTACCGTACCGTCGAAGGGTGTCTTCGATTGGGCGAATTGTAATATCACCTTCATCGCCAGCGTCGTCAATAGCGACAACACCTTCGGTGACGTACTTCAGGCGTCACAGCGTCCGCTGCTTTCGGGCGCGGGTGTGCATGCAGGCACGGGCGTAACCGGCTTCACGCTCGAGGGCAACTACCCGAACCCGGTGCAGGGCGAGACGAAGATCGTTTATTCGCTCGACGGACGCATGCCGGTGAGCCTCGCCGTCTATGACGTGCTTGGCCGCAAGGTAGCCGAGGTCGTTAACACGACGCAGGATGCAGGCTCCTACACCGTAAACTTCGACGCATCGAAGCTCACGACAGGCACCTACACCTACTCACTCACGGCCGGCGAGCAGAAGCTCACGCGCACGATGAATGTGATTAAGTAA
- a CDS encoding FAD-binding protein translates to MNERASVWEAYLPAERILTAAADRLVYDADAVTLERVRPTAVLLVRSAAEISAVVRHCNEHGIAFITRGAGTGLSGGAIACGESVMIVTSGMNRIVEVNVAERWAIVECGVVNGALSREVRKHNLHFAPDPSSGAASSIGGNIAENAGGPHCLKYGATAEHVLGAEVVLADGRIVWLGSEGESAPLLSLMIGSEGTLGIVTKAKVKLTPIAQAVETMLVDFPTPRDASETVSAIIASGIVPAALEMIDAEVLDALEEAFGLGFPTDAGALLLVELDGAAASLARLSKQVQDICREHGARTVRVAANDVERTSLWMARKKAFGALGRVSPSYYTQDGVIPRHALPDVLEEIYRIGKKFGLRIANIFHAGDGNLHPAILYDERDPESVKTCLAASAEILKLCIAKNGSITGEHGVGIEKKEALGWMFSGPDIEVMSRLRSAFNPGGLLNAGKFLPSDHPCMEMGHKHRKVAV, encoded by the coding sequence ATGAATGAGCGTGCGAGCGTGTGGGAAGCGTACTTGCCGGCCGAGCGGATACTCACCGCGGCGGCGGACCGGCTCGTCTATGACGCCGATGCGGTGACGCTCGAGCGCGTGCGGCCGACGGCCGTGTTGCTTGTGCGCTCGGCCGCCGAGATCAGCGCCGTCGTGCGCCACTGCAACGAGCACGGCATTGCCTTTATCACGCGTGGTGCGGGCACGGGGCTTTCGGGCGGTGCGATCGCTTGCGGTGAATCGGTGATGATCGTTACGTCGGGGATGAATCGCATCGTTGAAGTGAACGTCGCCGAACGCTGGGCGATCGTCGAATGCGGCGTAGTGAATGGGGCGCTCTCGCGCGAGGTGCGCAAACACAATTTGCATTTCGCACCCGATCCGTCGAGCGGCGCAGCATCGAGCATCGGCGGCAACATCGCGGAGAATGCGGGCGGCCCGCATTGTTTGAAATATGGCGCAACAGCCGAGCATGTTCTCGGCGCAGAAGTAGTCTTAGCGGATGGTCGCATTGTGTGGCTGGGTAGCGAAGGAGAATCTGCGCCGCTGCTCTCACTGATGATCGGCTCCGAAGGCACGCTCGGCATCGTGACGAAAGCGAAGGTGAAGCTCACCCCGATCGCACAAGCGGTCGAGACGATGCTCGTTGATTTCCCGACACCGCGCGATGCATCCGAAACGGTGTCGGCGATCATCGCCAGCGGCATCGTCCCTGCAGCGCTCGAGATGATCGACGCCGAAGTGCTCGATGCGCTCGAAGAAGCGTTCGGCCTCGGCTTCCCGACCGATGCAGGTGCGCTGCTACTCGTCGAGCTCGACGGCGCTGCGGCGTCGCTTGCGCGGCTCTCGAAGCAGGTGCAGGATATTTGCCGCGAACACGGTGCGCGTACGGTGCGCGTTGCGGCGAACGACGTCGAACGCACGTCGCTCTGGATGGCCCGCAAAAAAGCGTTCGGTGCACTCGGTCGCGTGAGCCCGAGCTATTACACACAAGACGGTGTTATCCCGCGTCATGCCCTGCCCGATGTATTGGAGGAAATATATCGGATCGGGAAAAAATTTGGTCTGCGCATCGCCAATATCTTCCACGCCGGCGACGGAAATCTGCACCCGGCCATCTTATATGACGAGCGCGACCCCGAATCTGTCAAGACGTGCCTGGCAGCAAGCGCCGAGATCCTCAAGCTCTGCATCGCCAAGAACGGCTCGATCACCGGCGAGCATGGCGTGGGAATCGAGAAGAAAGAGGCGCTGGGCTGGATGTTCTCAGGGCCGGATATCGAGGTGATGTCGCGGCTGCGCTCGGCCTTCAATCCGGGCGGCTTGCTCAATGCGGGCAAATTCCTGCCGTCCGACCACCCGTGCATGGAAATGGGGCATAAGCACCGAAAAGTGGCGGTGTAA
- a CDS encoding T9SS type A sorting domain-containing protein produces MKKNCNRRRHRLSFVYMRFGAYILFICIFFTGRVWAQIDDASDPAAIDVAPLLKIIDTSHEGFGLYPNLNIGDIDGDGYEDMGFGCHNDTINAYTVIHYGGNKLFDKSSDSIVFGVPYACADFDGKDGKQDLITLIDGHPLFRKNFGHYPYFSQIRNTDSIFRQKADNSSPSLQTVFDYDEDGYSDFIVGGANPGPYFGIYSGGSFIYQTLFGSKVIYPNDSCILTTTIYNGAIIGKFGRSLNPMIVCRSTNRIGLFRHDLPFSQDTLLWLTDSGSIDAKVLYAMDITGDGVTDLLISDGMNVYIYPGNDNFGTYRLTKENAYYVIKSPAQLDLTYSLMKDFGGYMRNCGNLIGDGTPLLMVTGTVNDNFGDYVTYAFFYSGGKALDTYYDARYREFRSTDFTMDTLHFIDNTYRGAVVFQSTDGPTGENFLLYNGCTDIPRTPNPNLRIVEPASFATQLIHAFPSVAHQYVRILFSSLQTAGVLRIVNILGQEVERKALLPNNTEEYLPTSSYPNGVYVAELQTAGFTTKVKFVVDH; encoded by the coding sequence ATGAAGAAAAATTGTAACCGTCGTCGCCATCGGTTGTCATTTGTATATATGCGCTTTGGGGCCTACATTCTCTTTATTTGTATCTTTTTCACTGGCCGCGTTTGGGCGCAGATCGATGATGCAAGCGATCCGGCTGCCATTGATGTGGCTCCGTTACTCAAAATTATAGACACTTCACATGAAGGATTTGGTCTATATCCTAATCTGAACATAGGCGATATAGACGGCGACGGATATGAGGACATGGGCTTCGGGTGCCATAACGATACAATTAATGCTTATACTGTTATACATTATGGGGGGAATAAACTTTTTGATAAATCCAGTGACAGTATAGTCTTTGGTGTTCCTTATGCTTGCGCTGATTTTGACGGAAAAGATGGCAAACAAGATTTAATAACTCTTATTGATGGGCACCCTCTCTTTAGGAAAAATTTTGGTCATTACCCTTATTTTTCTCAAATTAGAAATACTGATTCAATTTTCAGACAAAAGGCGGACAATTCTTCACCTTCACTACAGACAGTATTTGATTATGACGAAGATGGCTATTCTGATTTCATTGTTGGCGGTGCTAACCCTGGCCCATATTTTGGAATTTACAGCGGCGGAAGTTTCATATACCAAACTCTCTTCGGTTCAAAAGTCATCTATCCGAATGATTCGTGTATACTGACGACTACCATCTATAACGGGGCAATTATTGGAAAATTTGGTCGCAGTCTGAACCCTATGATTGTATGCCGAAGTACAAATAGAATTGGTTTATTTAGGCATGATTTGCCTTTTTCGCAGGATACTCTATTATGGCTTACCGATTCGGGCTCTATAGATGCAAAAGTATTGTATGCGATGGATATTACTGGTGATGGAGTTACCGATCTGCTTATCAGCGATGGAATGAACGTTTACATTTATCCTGGCAACGATAATTTTGGCACCTACAGATTGACAAAAGAGAATGCGTATTATGTAATAAAGTCACCTGCTCAACTCGATCTAACTTACAGTCTTATGAAAGATTTCGGTGGTTATATGCGTAACTGCGGAAATCTTATTGGTGATGGAACGCCATTACTCATGGTAACTGGAACAGTAAATGATAATTTTGGCGATTACGTAACGTATGCTTTTTTCTATAGCGGGGGAAAAGCATTAGACACTTATTACGATGCTCGATACAGAGAGTTTAGGTCTACCGATTTCACGATGGATACCCTCCATTTTATAGATAATACATACCGAGGTGCGGTCGTTTTTCAAAGCACTGATGGCCCTACCGGAGAGAATTTCTTATTGTATAACGGATGTACGGATATTCCACGAACACCGAACCCGAACCTTCGCATCGTCGAACCAGCGAGTTTTGCAACACAACTCATTCACGCTTTTCCATCTGTCGCACATCAGTATGTACGTATCTTATTTTCTTCCCTGCAAACAGCCGGTGTGCTTCGAATAGTAAATATATTAGGACAGGAGGTCGAAAGAAAAGCTCTATTACCAAACAACACAGAAGAGTACCTTCCTACATCATCGTATCCTAACGGTGTGTACGTAGCAGAACTACAGACGGCAGGTTTTACCACGAAGGTAAAATTCGTCGTCGATCACTGA
- a CDS encoding OmpA family protein, translated as MMTRAIRSIATVVLFLLCSAISATAQIDISSPPTTKTIPAFEQFIEANAPSEDAFVAVQRLAYWPIKQERWDEAVTIFRKYEDRFPSMRERFEKIIHILQAPSEHLVLTNLGPSVNSAKEEFSPTLSVDGTTLYFTKDNGTSEDEYDEDIMVSEFSNGAWQPAKDVGSGINTKSSESVNSIAADGMTMVLFGNYASSLGRGDLFYSVKQSDGSWGEVHHFPEPINTKDFEGDGCLTSDGTAMLFSSDRPGGVGAFHEKGQPYHGDKWGNTDIYVTLRQPDGTWGTPINLGPTINTSFSERKAFLHPDGKTLYFCSDGHAGLGMFDIFKSTRLNDTSWTEWSEPVNLGKEINNGADNFGYRVSTDGTKAYLSLDNREDGYGGGDIYTMTLSEAAKPAAVATISGTVTDENGKPLVANIRWEDLSRNRTVGELSSDPTSGSFFITLPLEKNYGYYAEKPGYYPVSKNIDLRAATTPMRQTENIVLVSIGSLRDEGKGIRLNNLFFDFNKAELQHESYPELDRLVTFLHTYPDLKVEIGGHTDNKGSAQYNLSLSKKRAQSVVDYLADHGCERDRLIAKGYGDTRPVASNDTDEGRTQNRRVEVRFIK; from the coding sequence ATGATGACCAGAGCAATCCGTTCTATTGCGACGGTAGTTCTCTTCTTACTCTGTTCCGCGATCTCGGCCACCGCCCAGATCGACATTTCGAGCCCCCCTACGACCAAGACTATACCGGCATTCGAACAATTCATCGAGGCGAATGCCCCGAGTGAAGATGCATTCGTGGCGGTTCAACGCTTAGCCTATTGGCCGATTAAACAGGAACGGTGGGACGAGGCTGTCACAATTTTTCGCAAATACGAGGATCGTTTCCCCTCGATGCGCGAGCGGTTCGAGAAGATCATCCACATTCTCCAGGCGCCTTCTGAGCACCTCGTCCTGACGAATCTCGGACCGTCGGTGAACTCGGCAAAAGAGGAATTCTCACCCACGCTCTCGGTCGACGGAACAACGCTCTACTTCACTAAAGATAATGGGACCAGCGAAGACGAGTACGACGAGGACATCATGGTCTCAGAATTTAGCAACGGTGCCTGGCAGCCGGCGAAGGATGTCGGCAGCGGCATTAATACGAAGTCGAGCGAATCGGTCAACAGCATCGCTGCCGATGGAATGACAATGGTTCTCTTCGGCAACTACGCATCGAGTCTGGGCCGAGGCGACCTATTCTATTCTGTCAAGCAAAGTGACGGATCATGGGGCGAGGTACACCATTTCCCAGAGCCGATCAATACCAAAGATTTTGAAGGCGACGGTTGTCTCACGAGTGACGGGACTGCAATGCTCTTCTCATCCGATCGTCCCGGCGGAGTCGGCGCATTTCACGAAAAAGGTCAACCGTATCACGGCGACAAGTGGGGCAACACCGATATTTACGTTACGCTGCGTCAACCCGATGGCACGTGGGGAACACCGATCAATCTCGGACCGACGATCAATACCTCCTTCTCCGAACGCAAAGCATTTCTGCATCCGGACGGGAAGACGCTCTACTTTTGCTCGGATGGTCATGCAGGCCTCGGCATGTTCGATATTTTTAAGAGCACACGACTCAACGATACGTCATGGACCGAATGGAGCGAGCCGGTGAATCTTGGCAAGGAGATCAACAACGGTGCAGATAATTTCGGCTACCGGGTCTCGACCGATGGCACGAAGGCTTATTTGAGTCTTGACAACCGTGAAGACGGATACGGCGGAGGCGATATCTACACCATGACGCTCTCCGAAGCAGCGAAACCGGCTGCAGTGGCAACGATCTCCGGTACGGTTACCGATGAAAACGGTAAACCGCTCGTTGCGAACATCCGGTGGGAAGACCTCAGCCGCAACCGAACCGTCGGCGAACTATCGAGCGATCCGACTTCCGGTTCGTTCTTCATCACGTTACCGCTCGAAAAGAATTATGGGTACTACGCCGAGAAACCAGGTTATTATCCTGTCTCGAAGAACATCGACTTGCGCGCCGCAACAACACCGATGAGACAAACGGAGAACATCGTCCTTGTCTCGATCGGATCGTTGCGAGATGAAGGAAAGGGGATCAGGCTCAATAATCTCTTTTTCGACTTCAACAAAGCGGAGTTGCAGCATGAGTCATACCCGGAGCTCGACCGTCTGGTGACGTTTCTGCACACGTACCCTGACCTGAAGGTTGAGATCGGAGGACATACCGACAATAAAGGATCGGCACAGTACAACCTGTCACTATCGAAAAAACGCGCGCAGTCGGTCGTCGATTACCTTGCCGATCACGGCTGCGAACGCGACCGATTGATCGCGAAAGGATACGGCGACACTCGCCCTGTTGCCAGCAACGATACGGACGAAGGCCGAACACAAAATCGTCGTGTCGAGGTGCGATTCATAAAATGA
- a CDS encoding RidA family protein has translation MPEIINPPELAKPVGFAHAVKATGTMVFLGGQVAFDANGVVMHPGDIVGQFRQTLANLQVAIRASGGEMTDITRLNIYVTDKHVYKANVRELGKIYQELFGKYYPAMSLVQVAALFEDEAMIEIEGIAVL, from the coding sequence ATGCCCGAGATCATCAACCCACCCGAACTCGCCAAGCCTGTCGGATTTGCACATGCTGTGAAGGCCACTGGCACAATGGTCTTTCTTGGCGGGCAGGTCGCATTCGATGCGAACGGCGTTGTCATGCATCCCGGCGACATCGTTGGTCAGTTTCGTCAGACGCTCGCAAACCTTCAGGTCGCCATCCGTGCATCAGGCGGCGAGATGACGGACATCACACGTCTGAACATCTATGTGACGGATAAGCACGTCTACAAAGCCAATGTTCGCGAGCTCGGGAAGATTTATCAGGAGCTCTTCGGCAAATACTATCCCGCGATGTCGCTTGTGCAGGTCGCCGCGCTCTTTGAAGACGAAGCGATGATCGAGATCGAAGGCATCGCCGTCCTGTAA
- the dnaB gene encoding replicative DNA helicase, with amino-acid sequence MSGSGLVPPQAVEIEESLLGAMMIDKVAANRALEVLGDRTLEDSPFYREAHTAIYRAMVDLDSKGEPIDVLSVTSRLRLNGTLEEVGGPAYLVELTSKVVTTANVEAHARLLLEKYLGRELIRTCEEIKLRAFLGEDDTFELLDQAEGSLFHLSETRHRRSFQRMDRLSHETMEHLQHIHDHHSSITGVQTGLTDLDEITGGWQKTDLIIIAARPSQGKTALSLTLARNAAMNPIKEHRVPVAIFSLEMGAQQLVLRMLCSESQVDMQSARKGRLSGEDWKKVSHGISRLHEAPLFIDDTAGITPLELRAKCRRLKATENIGLVIVDYLQLMEVSRSMDSREREISTISRSLKALAKELNIPVIALSQLNRGVESRPDKRPMLSDLRESGAIEQDADLVLFIYRPETYGIEQYEDGKPTEGTAEIIIGKHRNGPIGQARVAFRGSVGRFDNLIYMPQFEDDTPKPSTSPAF; translated from the coding sequence ATCAGCGGCTCGGGGCTTGTCCCGCCGCAGGCGGTCGAGATCGAGGAATCGCTCCTCGGCGCCATGATGATCGATAAGGTCGCCGCCAACCGAGCGCTCGAAGTGCTCGGCGACCGTACGCTCGAAGACTCCCCGTTCTACCGAGAAGCCCACACGGCGATTTACCGCGCGATGGTGGACCTCGATAGCAAAGGCGAACCGATCGACGTGCTTTCGGTCACGAGCCGTCTGCGGCTCAACGGTACGCTCGAAGAAGTCGGAGGTCCGGCATATCTCGTCGAACTGACGTCGAAAGTCGTCACGACCGCGAATGTCGAAGCACATGCGCGGCTGCTGCTCGAAAAGTATCTCGGCCGCGAACTCATTCGTACCTGCGAAGAAATTAAGCTCCGCGCCTTCCTCGGCGAAGATGACACGTTCGAGCTGCTCGACCAGGCAGAAGGATCGCTGTTCCATCTGTCCGAAACTCGTCACCGCCGAAGCTTCCAGCGTATGGACCGTCTCTCGCACGAGACGATGGAGCATCTGCAGCACATTCACGATCATCACTCGAGCATCACCGGTGTGCAAACCGGCCTTACCGATCTCGACGAGATTACCGGCGGCTGGCAAAAGACCGATCTGATCATCATTGCAGCACGTCCGTCACAAGGAAAAACGGCACTGTCGCTGACTCTTGCACGCAATGCGGCGATGAACCCGATCAAAGAACACCGCGTCCCGGTCGCGATCTTCTCACTCGAAATGGGTGCACAGCAGTTGGTGCTACGTATGCTCTGCTCGGAATCCCAAGTCGACATGCAATCTGCCCGCAAAGGCAGATTGAGCGGCGAGGATTGGAAAAAAGTATCGCATGGCATCAGCCGCCTGCACGAAGCGCCGCTTTTTATCGACGACACGGCCGGCATTACGCCGCTCGAACTTCGCGCGAAATGCCGCCGGCTCAAGGCAACGGAGAACATCGGCCTGGTGATCGTCGACTACTTGCAGCTCATGGAAGTCTCGCGCTCGATGGATTCGCGCGAGCGAGAAATTTCGACGATCTCTCGTTCGCTCAAAGCATTGGCGAAAGAGCTAAACATCCCTGTGATCGCACTGAGCCAGCTTAATCGCGGCGTTGAAAGCCGTCCGGACAAACGACCGATGCTCTCGGATCTTCGTGAATCAGGCGCCATCGAGCAGGACGCCGATCTCGTGCTCTTTATCTATCGCCCCGAGACCTACGGCATCGAACAATACGAAGACGGAAAGCCGACCGAAGGCACGGCCGAGATTATTATCGGTAAGCACCGTAACGGCCCTATCGGCCAGGCGCGTGTCGCATTCCGAGGCAGTGTCGGCCGCTTCGACAACCTGATCTATATGCCGCAGTTCGAAGACGACACACCAAAACCATCCACCTCACCGGCGTTCTAA